AGAGAGCACCGTGGCCGCCGACAAGATCGACACCATCGTCAGCCTGAGCAAGCGCCGTGGCTTCGTCTACCCGTGCAGCGAGATCTACGGCGGCCAGCGTGCCGCCTGGGACTACGGACCGCTGGGTGTCGAGCTCAAGGAGAACCTCAAGCGTCAGTGGTGGCGCTACATGGTCACCGCGCGCGAGGACGTCGTCGGCATCGACTCGTCCGTCATCCTGGCCACCGAGGTCTGGGAGGCGTCCGGTCACGTCGCCACCTTCACCGACCCGCTGACCGAGTGCACCTCCTGCCACAAGCGCTTCCGCGCCGACCACCTGGAGGAGGCGTACGAGGAGAAGCACGGCCGTCTCCCCGAGAGCCTCACCGACCTCAACTGCCCCAACTGCGGCAACAAGGGCACCTTCACGGAGCCCAAGCAGTTCTCGGGCCTGCTCTCCACCCACCTCGGCCCGACCCAGGACACCGGCTCCGTCGCGTACCTGCGTCCCGAGACCGCCCAGGGCATCTTCACCAACTTCGCCCAGGTGCAGACCACCTCGCGCAAGAAGCCCCCGTTCGGCATCGCGCAGATGGGCAAGTCCTTCCGGAACGAGATCACTCCGGGCAACTTCATCTTCCGCACGCGCGAGTTCGAGCAGATGGAGATGGAGTTCTTCGTCAAGCCGGGCGAGGACGAGCAGTGGCAGGAATACTGGATGGAGCAGCGCTGGAACTGGTACACCGGCCTGGGTCTCCGTGAGGAGAACATGCGCTGGTACGAGCACCCGGCGGAGAAGCTCTCCCACTACTCGAAGCGCACCGCCGACATCGAGTACCGCTTCTCCTTCGGCGGCAGCGAGTGGGGCGAGCTCGAGGGCGTCGCCAACCGCACCGACTACGACCTGAGCGCCCACTCCAAGGCCTCCGGCGCCAACCTGACCTTCCTGGAGCAGGAGTCGGGCGAGCGCTACACGCCGTACGTCATCGAGCCGGCGGCCGGTGTCGGCCGCGCGATGCTCGCCTTCCTCCTCGACGCCTACATCGAGGACGAGGCGCCGAACGCCAAGGGCGTCCTGGAGAAGCGCACCGTGCTGCGCCTCGACCACCGCCTGGCCCCGGTCAAGGTCGCGGTCCTGCCGCTGTCCCGCAACGCGGACCTCTCGCCGAAGGCCAAGGGCCTCGCGGCCGACCTGCGGCAGAACTGGAACATCGAGTTCGACGACGCCGGCGCCATCGGCCGCCGCTACCGTCGCCAGGACGAGATCGGCACCCCGTACTGCGTCACCGTCGACTTCGACACCCTCGAGGACAACGCGGTGACCGTGCGCGAGCGCGACACCATGAAGCAGGAGCGCGTCTCCCTCGACCAGATCCAGGGTTACCTGGGCAGCCGCCTGCTCGGCTGCTGAGTCCGGACGCACCCACGGCGAAGCCCCCGGTTCCGAGAAGGAACCGGGGGCTTTCCCGTGCCCCGGGAGCCGCCGTGGGGAGCCTCTACGGGCGCAGCCCGCGCAGCAGCAGGCCGACCACCGACTCGAACTCCGCCTCGATCGCGGGCCGCCGCCACTCCGGCGCGTAGGCC
The DNA window shown above is from Streptomyces showdoensis and carries:
- a CDS encoding glycine--tRNA ligase produces the protein MAADKIDTIVSLSKRRGFVYPCSEIYGGQRAAWDYGPLGVELKENLKRQWWRYMVTAREDVVGIDSSVILATEVWEASGHVATFTDPLTECTSCHKRFRADHLEEAYEEKHGRLPESLTDLNCPNCGNKGTFTEPKQFSGLLSTHLGPTQDTGSVAYLRPETAQGIFTNFAQVQTTSRKKPPFGIAQMGKSFRNEITPGNFIFRTREFEQMEMEFFVKPGEDEQWQEYWMEQRWNWYTGLGLREENMRWYEHPAEKLSHYSKRTADIEYRFSFGGSEWGELEGVANRTDYDLSAHSKASGANLTFLEQESGERYTPYVIEPAAGVGRAMLAFLLDAYIEDEAPNAKGVLEKRTVLRLDHRLAPVKVAVLPLSRNADLSPKAKGLAADLRQNWNIEFDDAGAIGRRYRRQDEIGTPYCVTVDFDTLEDNAVTVRERDTMKQERVSLDQIQGYLGSRLLGC